CACTATCTGTGCCAGGCGTGCACTGGGATGGTATCCCCACCCTACAGCACTCGCGGACAGGGGACAGGTGCTCCCAGCCGATGGCGAGTGTGCAGGTGACTCCTGCTGCCTCCCCTGGATCCAACTCCTCGGGGCTGGATCCTCTGCTGAGCACAGCATTCCATTTCACATTCGCATGAATTATCTCTGAACCGAAAGTTTATAAGCTCTTTCATCTTGCTTATTGTGGCTGAAATGATTTATGTTTGTGCAGCTTTATGAAATAATGAATGTCATCTCCTCCCAAATGCCCATTTAGCTTGCTTTTCATAGCAGATtccagggaggggaaaaaaagcactTCACTTGTGATGCTTAAACACCgtggcttaaaaaaaatcatagctgGAACAGCGAGGTCTCTCGAGAACACTGTGTTTTGAAAGACTGGGTAGAATACTCCTCGTTTCATGTCTTCTGCATACAGAGCTCAGAGTACTTGACCAACTTCTTTTCCCAAGTGCCCTGTGAACATCTCATTCATTCTCCAACTGTAATGAAGTACCAGGCCTATGGCTTGGTAATGACAAATACAGTGCCGGTTTTGTCCACAGGAGTCTTCCCTCTGATACAGGAGACAAAATCTACACGTAAATaactatgctgttgttgttaactgctgtcgagtcatctctaactcgtggcaaccccatgcacaacagattgaaaagttgcccagtcctgtatcagcttcatgatccttggtatgtgtGAGTCCGTCGTTgaggccattgtgtcagtccgtctcactgagggacacccctggtggacaggcttcagcagagctttcaaactaagacagaccaggtagaaatgcctggtgattctacttctgaaaattagccagtgaaaaccctatggatcaacaCAGAACACTGTTAAAATGGTGAATTCCAtgttacacacacacaggagGAGAGGAGAGTGGGGTGGAGGGGTGAGCTGGAGCAGAGGGTGCTGACTCTCGGGCCTGGAGCCTGGTTCTCAGCTGCACACCTGGAAGTGGCCCCTCCTGAGGCCTCAACACACTGCCCCCTCACACCCTGGGGTGTGCTAACCTTGACCCTCTCTTGCCATCTGGGTCCATGTGAGCTCTGCCTTTGCCTGCCAAACCTGGCATATTCAACTGACTCTAAGCCATGCTAAAGAGTTGTAAGAAAAATGGCTTGGAGAGGTTAACAATCTAATGAGTGTTTTTAACAAGAGCCTTATTTAATCAGTCGTAGGCAGATAATGGAGCAGACAGCTCTCTGAAGGCCATTACCAGGCTGCCTCTGTCCACAGACCTCCCTTACCTAGCGTGAACTCAGGCCCTTGGCCCCGTGGCACTGGCTGCATGGCCTCGGGTGGCTGCTCGGCTGGCTCTGGATCTAGTTCCGTTCAGCGTGGGGCTGTGGGGTTGCTGCTTGTCCTCCTTGGGCCTCCATCTCCTCATGGCAAAACCAGGATTTGGGGTAAGATGCCCTCTGAGGCTCCTCGCTCCACAGTGTGATATGTtaggccctgcctggtgtatccagAGCTCCAGGTGAATCTGGTGGAGAATAGAGATGTACCTGCTCTCTCACACCTGGGTGCAAGTCTCTGCCATTCACCTGGCTGCTCCAAGGATGTTTTTGATTTGTCTCATGCCAGAAGGACCCTGATGGGTGGGACCTTGTCAGGGGCCGGGCTGGGCTGGAAGCCACTTTGGGGGTCACTGGGTAACTGTGTCTGCTCCTGTGGGGTCATGGCCATGGGCCTGCCTGTGTCCACCAAAACTAGCCATCTTTAGCTTCCTGGGCccacttggtggtgcagtggaaatCCCACGGGCTCCAGCACCTGGGCCCTGGGATGCAGGGGAAAAGGTGCAGCGTCTACCCTGAGACAGGCCTGGTGCTAGGCCACGCCCTGCGGGTGGGAGACTGGAGGGCCGAGGAGAAGGTGCCTGCCGCTTGAGCAGAGATTGGGTCAGAATGGAGTGATGGCACACCCTTTGCCATGACACCTGGCTTTGAAGATGTACACAGGTGTATGCAGGCATGGGGAGCCTTCTAGGTGATCACATGTGGACCACGAGCTTAGGTGGACATCCTCAGCTCACCTCCTCCTCAAACTTTCCTGAGAGAGGTCGGTCATTGGAGTGTTCCAGAAAGGTGTGGTGTATTTGCTCTTCCCTGGCAGTGAAGTTTGGATTTGGAGCCCTGGAACTTGCAACCACAGGAAGTGACAAGCAAAGCTTTGCTTCAGGCTCAGTCCTGCAGGGCAATGGGCTGCCCAGAGACTGTTTGGGACAGGATGGCCTAGCTGTGCCCCTGGTCTTGACCAGAAGCCCCTGCAGCCCACTGAGTGGTCCCTCTGGGGGCCTAAGCTGGAGGATCCCGAGTTGCCTCCATGCTGCCCCAGGCATTGGCACTCTCTGTTGGTGTTTGAATGAGCATTGGCCTGAAAACCAAATGACCTACACACTAACAGACTAGCAGTGGCCATGCACTTAGACAATCTGAGCCAAAGGGTTTTAGACACGACAGAGTGAGACAGCAGGGTGATGCCTTCTGTGAAATTAGCCCTGAAATGCTGCCTATTTTTAGACTAATGGCCCAATTTTAATCTTCTCTGATATTTCTAGCTTCTTTTGAGACTCCAGCTTGTCTCCTCTTTGCCTGGCAAGTTTTGCATGAATCCGGCTAAAAGCGGCCAGAGTTTATTTTGTCTGTCCACTTGCTACAGTCAGAGCATTGAAAAGAGGCGTGGCTTTTAATCACTCAgaccagtggcgtcactaggggaggaagggggtgtggactgcacctaGTGACAGGGTCAGAGGGGATGACACCAAAAGGACTGTCTATAAAAATTtagtgcagtgtttcagcagaaattcattttttataaaaatatcactgtagttagttacaacaacaaaaacatttttgtaaGCCCAGTTGACATGTATCAACATActgtacctacaaggctaaaactcttgattaatttactttttgaaccttctgatGCTCTCAGGTCAGAGTGGTCATTATTAGCCAATTACAAGGATGCTTTGATCATGTTGTCTCGCCTGCACATGCCACAAGCACGTGCTGTTGTTCTGATTGCTGCCGGTATTTTTATAGtccctgattttgtcaaattttctggtgttttagctataatCTGTCATATCTGTGAACCTATATTAATAAATTTTTCAAGAATGAAGCAGTAATTAAATGAAAAGAAGGAATGATTTACAGGAATTACAATTTATGAGTAacgttagtacaaaaaacattaccaaggattctgtatggtctggtacgaGAGGAAGTCCGTGAGGGATGAAgccatgagttaccgcactgaGTGACACCAGCCCCAGTGATGCCACTGACTCGGACCCtctgtttcctcttctataaaacaAGGCGGGGCATGGGAGGGTAAGACGGGAACAGAGGTTCCCAGACATTGATCCAGGGACCTGTGCAACGTTTCCGTCAGTGTGCAGTGAAGTCAGAGAAGGTAGGGAATCTTATGAGGCCAAATTTATTTTATGCGAAAGGCTGTCTTTTGGTCTGAGACTACGCCCTCCAAGCATTTTTGgtgtttgaatttgtttttgtgaaataTTAAAACTATTAAACAACAGCTTAATTAATGTCATGATGTGGCAAAAGAGAGAGAGTGTAACAAAGAGAGACAGACaaatagacacagagagagagggagaagggcaGAGAGAGACCAGCCTCCAGCCAACTCCTTGGAGCTCACTATGCCACTCACAGTGGAGGTTCTATTCACAGCCTTGCCCCACAGAGGAAAATATGTACCCACCCACGTGGGCCACCTGGGTGACTGCACCCTCCCCAGGACATAATCAAGCTCGAGCCTACCAATCTCCTCAGCCAGCAGCTGCagggaggagagatgggagggggGAGCCATTTCAATGGTCGAGTTCCCTCTGTCCCCCAGCTGGTGTTCCTGGGACCCTTTCCCAGCCCCTTCCCCCACAGGAGCCCACAGGCTGGTGAACCACATTTGCTCACGCACAAAGCCCCCAGTCCGGGAGTCTCCTCCTAGCACCCCTGAGGGAGACCCCAGCAAAGGACTCTGCTCCCCGTTCTTTCCCCATTGCCAACACAGGCCCTCATCCATGGGGTCTAACTCTGGACAGCCATAGTTTTCCATCATTCATTCTCTCAACTCTGACAATGATGGTCCATGAAATCACAGACCAGTTTACCTCCCAGAGCACATGGCCAACCACAGCTTTGTTTCCAGGCAACCATCCTACTTCCACATGTGGCCCAAGTGCTCATGTGCACTTCCTGTTTCAcgaactattaaaaaaacatgGACTCAACAGTTGAGGCttcataaaattaataatttttactgcttcTACAAGGAAATTCTTAATTGAAATTAAGATCACATGTAGACTGGATGATGGTTTTAATGAAATTTGTCGTTGTTCTTATTTATTTGGCTTTTTGCTGCCAGGGCAGTGAGAGACATGTGGGCCACCAGTACCATTTGGGGCCACTGCCTCAATTTGTGCTGAACCGCCAATCTGTAAACCCACTGTGGCCTTTGTGCCGCTAAATATTAACTAAAAATTAATGGCTGTTTTTgccaggcaaggagccctggtgagtgcagtggttaagtgcttggctgctaagcgaaaggacAGTGGTTTGGATTCACCagcggctccgagggagaaaaacGTGGTAATCCGCTTCTGTTAAGTttcacagcctgggaaaccctatggggcagttccactccatcctatagggtcactatgagtcagaattgactcaatggcaaccagtttggatttttttggttctGCCAGGTGCAAAAATCTTTGTGagaacaaataaaccaaaacggCCAATTATGCCAGGTACAAACTTCTACAGGACTAACTAATAGGGAGTTTTGGTGTGTTCTAAGGGTAGGGACTTTCCTCAAAAGTCAACCTGACATTGAAGGGTATTTCTGACTCTCATAGGAGACGTACCCAGTCCCCACCAGACAAGTAGAATATAGAACCAATGACAGAAAGGCTCTGGCTTTGTAAGTCCCTCCTTCAGTTAAGACACACCTCCGACCCAATCTTTGAAACTTCTCTACTGGAAATCCCCTTGTTGTtgtgggtgccatctagttgattctgactcatggcaaccctatgtgacagactagaactgccccataggattttctaggctggaatctttaaacgggagcaggttgccagttctttctccctcggagccaactggtgggttcaaatcgctgaccttttgattcTGGTCTTTAAAAACTGAACCCCGGGCCTGAGTGAGCCCTGCCACTTCTAGGTTGGATGCTCCCGGTTTGCAAACAAACCCTGTTGGCTCTAATTGACTTGTTGATCAAATTGTTCCTTTTAGCAGTGCCATTAGTGCAAATATGAACACGGTGTAAAAGACAAGAAGGGTCTTCTGATGATAATCCTGATGAGGAAGGGAATTCCGAGTGTTTTGAGCTTTGAGGTGTGGCTCGGTTAGAATTTGGAGTTGCCTCTGTTTTAAGCAGGGACCCACCCAGGCAGCTGGTCTTTGGCTTGTGCCTACATGATGAACCAAAGCCCGTGCCATCTGCCAGGCTGCGATGGGTGCCCTGGGGCACTGGGCATCTCTCCCTTCCTTGTTGGTCAGTGGTTAGCGCTTTCTCCTGGGTCCTCCTCATCCAGGGCCCAAGTCCCTGTCAATATGGATACTGTCCCAGGTTGATGCTGCAGGCTGCTTCTTCCATGTGCCCCTGCTGGAGCCTACCACCCTGCTGGGCTGGAGCAGCTCTGGTCCTCATCAGCCCCCTGGCTCATCTTCACCACCCCAGGTCGATGGGTGTGGTGGGGGGCACTGATAGAGGGCAGGCGGGCAGTGGTGGCGTGGTAGGCTGGCCTCTATCTGTCCTGCCCTTCCTGCTTCCCTGCATGGAGAGTGGGACACTCTGCGGGCCCTCCCTGCCTCCCAGCTACATGCCACTGTGCCCACTTGGCGGCTCAAATGGGTCGCTGCGCTGCTGCACCCTGGTGCCTGCAGGCATCACCTGTGTGATTCTGAGAGTCCAGCTTGCCCAGGCCTGGGGGCAGCACCTGGAGAGGTGCCTCAGAGTAGACCACGAGGCGGTCGAGGTCAGGGGGTCCTGGGATGGGCACTACACTGCCCAATAGCACCAACCACCAGCCCCTGGGGTTCCCTACCTTCACCCCAGCCTTCCCAGGAGGCCTGAGTTGTCTGCAGCCAGGGCTGGGCAGATGTCCAGACCATGGGTGCTGGGAGAAGTGGGCAGGTGGGCTCAGTGGCTGGTGACCCCAGACCACCTGGCCTATCTGAGCCTGGCTGTCTTCATCCGAGAAGTGGTACAATCAGAGCCTGGTTTCTGGGACAGCTGAGAGGGCTCGTGAAGGGCTGGCAGTGTGCCTGGCAGAGAGGATGTCCATAGCACAGAGACCCTGCATGAGGACCTGCTGCGGCCCACTCAGAGGGTGCCATCTCAGGGAGATGCAACTGGCAGTGCAGTATGGCAGGGCGTGTGGGGAGGGAACAAAGAGGAGACCCCAGGGGAAGATAAGTGAGGCTGGCTGGAGTTTCAAGGTCAGTGCAGCTGAATTTGGGGACCGATGGTAAactgtgggggagggggaagctTGGTTGTTCCTTGGTCCATTTGCTCATTACTTCAACAAATGCACCCTCCTCAATGCCCATGATGGGCCGGGGGCCCAGGAGGCAGCAATTGACagagaggccctgccctcccggGGCTCACGGACAcatggggtggtggggggggaaTGAGTGACTGGGACGGTGAAACCGGATAAGTCTAGAGAGCGGTCGTCCCTACGAGGGAGATGCCCAGGGTGACATGATGGAGGGTCAGGGACACTCCTGAAGAGGTGGCTTCAAGGCGGCAGTGTGCTGGGTGTGAGCGGCTGAGTGTGGAAGGGTgttgggagaaggaaggagagagggggtGGTGGCTCGAGGGGAGGTTAGGGGCACCAAGGGTGTCTCTGGAGTGTGGAGGAGACAGATATGGTTGGAGTTGAGTCCTGGGAGGAGGAATGACAGACTCAGGGCCTGAATGGGGGTCCACCCAGGCCAGGGGAGCTGATCGATGGAGCAGGGGTGGCAGGAGGCCCAGCCTAGCGTGGTGGTGATGGGGGGCATGTGACCAAGGACCCAGTGCTTCAGTGGCCCTCCCTCCTGGGGCCTTTGGGGGCCTGTGGGCtgcagagctggggacctcacCAGGGCATGGCTCAGTTGGGCCATCAGGTGGAGGTTCACAGGTTGGGTAGTCTCTGCCTCCTGAGCTGAACTCTCAGGAGCTGCACAGTTGAGTCCATCCCCTCCTtgttcctcattttacagatgtggaaactgaggcacatctGGGAACACGGCAAGTGAGGCCCAGTAGGCCTGTTTTCCAGCCCTTTCCTCTGGGGTCAGCTCACACTCGTGTGTGCCTTACATTTTACACgtgtgactatgagttggaatcgactcaatggcaacgggtttggttttctttggtttatgtatatgtgtgtggtggtggtggggatgcCTCGCCGCCTACCTCGTCAAGCCTGAGTGGGATTTTCCCCCTTTCAACATCTGCTGATCACCTGAGACCATATCCCTGATGTTCTcaagcaccataaaaaaaatttattttcaatttacATACAGTAAGCTCATTCCGATTCAGGGTCAAGTTTTTGAAGTGTTTGGAAATCACAGCAATACCTGCAGTCCCTCAGGGGCCCAGATGGGGGCAGGCTTGGGAACCTTCCATGCAAATTCACACAGAACAATGCAAATGAGGGGCACACTGCAGCTGCTTGTTCCAACCCAGGAAGGGCTGAGTGCCCATCACAGGCCTGGACTGCCTCTCCACCCAGCTGGTCTACAGAGAGTGAATGTAAAGCATGGTAGCTGTACAGTTTTCCAGGCCCCTTGGAGGGTGCAGGAGCCCTGAATGCTGAGAACCCAGTCCGGACAAGCTCAGGCCGGGGGTGGAAGTCAGCTGGGCAAGAGCCTGTGGACGACGTGGGTGACTGTTACACATCTCAAGGCACGGGCTCATTAGCCATCACCCTGCATGGCTCCTACACTGCCCTGCCCCAGAAGGTGCCCAAACCCACTTGCTCTCCAAGGGGGGTGTGCACCAACAGATGCAAAACCTGGGTCAGGATTTGGCCCTCCTCCTCATTGTCAGGAAAGCTTTAGGAATCAAGCTCAAACGTGGCCCCTCCCGGTGCATGGGCTCTGCTTTGTCCTACTCTACCCCTGCCTCAGCAACCATGGGGCTCCATCCTCTCTATTCTCTCCAGCTCCTTCCCAGCAGCTCCCATCCCTGGTGGTCAAAGAGTGGACAGGTGCCACCCAGGTCCCTGGGACCAAGTGGATGGGAGGGCTGTGCGCAGCCAGGACTACGCCCTTAGTATGTGGTGACCAGGCCGGCCTTCTTGGTCGGGTCTTGCAGGGAGGTAGCCCCTAGTGGGTCTGGGCAGTGCTGGGAGTGGGCCCAGAACAGCCACACAGCATATCCTGTGGCCCCACACTGACCTGGGGCTCCAGCCATTGCTAGCTGTTCGACTCTGGCAAGAGCCCTGATCATTCCGGACCCACTGGCCCGTGAGCGCTAGGGGTGGTGCTGACCTCAGGCCACCAAAAACGCGGCAGCCGGAGGTGTTTGGGACAGTGCTTGGTGTCCAAGGAACTGGCCAGGAACTGCTATCAGGGCCCCCTTTACTTTCTGCTCAGAGAAGGAGACCTGTCCACCACTGTGCTCACCAAACTTAACGTCTTTATTAAGTGCCAATAGTCCAGCTGGGCGCTGCCACCAGCAGTCCCCGTCTGCCGAGGCCCGTGCTCCGCGCGTGTGGGTGGCGGGAGCAAGCGTCCCCAGAGCCTGGGGGCAGTCCCATCCTTACGGGCCAGCCCCGGCTCCTGGGGTGACAAGGAGCAGAGTGCGGCGGCCAGCTCACTTCACGTGCTCCGCAGCGTGGGAGGAGCAGTAATACTTCTTGTGGGCGATGAAGGTGGACAGGCTGCTGAACTTGATGTTGCACAAACGGCAGTACCTGTGGTTGCCGTTGGGCACCGGCGGCCCCTTGCCGGGGGTCTGCACACCCTTGTCCGAGTGGGCAGGGGTCGTCGGCGGGGGCGGCAACAGAGCGTCAGGCACTGGCGACAGGCTGCCGGCCGGCGTGGAGGCCGGGGACGCGGGCGGGCCGGGCCGGGGGCTGCCGGCGGCCGGCTCCTGACCGTTGAGGCTGTCCCGGGGAGCGCGCGGCGGCGGGGAGGCGGCGGGGGCAGGTGGCGTCCGGGCCTCGGGCGCCCCGGGGCCGGCTGGGGGCCTGCCCACCAGCAGCCCGTGAGCCCGGCGGAGGTGCTCTAGGAGGTCGCCGCGCACCAGGCCGTTCGGGGGGCAGTAGGGGCACAcgacggcggcggcggcggcggcggcggcggagggggcgTCGTCGGGAGCGCGCAGGCCGCGGAGCTGCGCGGCGGGGCACGAGAACTTCTTATGCGCCAGATAGGCTTCGAGGCTGTGGAAGCTCACGCGGCACGCTGTGCACTCGTGGTAGTCGGCCAGAGGCAGCGGCCCGGGCGCTGCAGGAACGGGTGGCCCCTCGGTGCCCAGGCGCCGAGGCTTCTTGCTCAAGTCAATGGGGCCGTCGGCGGCATCAGCGCCCGGGGAGAGTGCGCGGCCACTTCCGCTTCCGGGGCGCGGCGACGCGGGCGGCTCGGCCGGCGAAGGATGGGCGTGGCCAGGTGCTGGCgggggcggggcgccgggcgCATGCAGCTCGTAGAGCTTCCGGCGTCTGCGCGTGCGCGCCGGCGGCGGGGCGCCTGCCGCAGGCGTGGAGGTGGTTGGCCGGCGGGGCGGCGGGTCGTGGCGGGAGGCGCAGTAGTAGCGCTTGTGCACCGTGTAGGTCTCGTGGCGGCTGAAGCGGATGTTGCAGGCCTCGCACAGCGTCCTGCTCGGATCGTCCTCCGCGTCGTCCACCGAGCTGCCGGGGCTCTGGCTGCCCTCGCTGCCCCGGCCGACCGCCTCGGCCTCGGGGGTCGCTGCCTGCGCCCCGGGTCCCGCGCCGGCCTCCTCCCGCGCCTCGGGGCTGGGCGGCGAGCGGCCCGCGTCGCACTCCGGGGCCGGGTGCGGAGGCGACCGCAGGTTCCCGGCGGGCGCGGACAGGGGTCCTTTGGGCCTGCGCACGCCGGGCGCGTCCTCGGCCAGGTGGCGGCCGGAACAGTAGAGGCGCTTGTGCACGTAGTAGTTGTTGATATTGTTGAAGGTGATCTCACACTCGAAGCAGGTGGCGCCCTTGGGGGCCGGCGCCCCCGCGAAGAGGCCCGgcgccccctggccttgtttgaGCCGGCTGTGCACCAGCTCGGACATCTTGGCTAGGATCTCCGAGGCTTGCGGCACCGCGTCCGCGCCGAGCACGAACTGCGGCAAGAAGAGCGGCCCAGCCGGCGTGCCCAGCTCTCCGGGCGCGGGGCTGCAGGCGGGCGAGGGGCTGGAGCGCTCGGCCTTGACCTGCACCACCGGGGGGCTGCGCGGCGACGGCGTGCGTGAGGGGGCCCGGGGCGTGGGGCTCGAAGCCTTCGACACTTCTGGCTCCTCCTCTGCCTCCACCTTGATGTTCCGGGGGATGACGGGAGGTTCACCGCCATTCTGGGGGGCTGCCCAGGCTTCTCCGTTTGTGGCTTCGGCGTGGGGCTTCCTCTCCAGCCCTGGCGATAGGGTGGGCGCCAGGTCCGCGGTGGCCAGGGCGCCATGCAGGACTGCATGATGCGGGAAGTTGGCCAGGCTGTCTGCAAGAGACCCCAAAGCCCCACGTCAGGCCTGGGGGCTATGGTGAGGGGGAAAGCCAGAAGAGAGCTGGCTGGTTCCCAATGGGGATGGAGCTTAGAGCCAAGGCTGATAGTGGCCCTCTCTTCCCCACTCCTCCCCAGGAGGGGTTGCTCACCTGCGGGGGGTTTGGCAGCCGGGAATCCAGCGCCTGGTGAGTAGAGCTCACCCTTGGAGCCGGGCTGGCAGATCATGTGACTGGTCACCAGGTGGCTGTAGAGGATGTCCCTCGTGGTGGAGATGAAGCCGCAGCTGTGACATACACCTGCAAGCGGGTTGTGGGGGTCAGGGACCTGGGCAGTGGGCACGGCCCCACCCCTGGtctcccaccccctccccgccCACCTACCGCTCAGGGTGTCCGTGTGGACCTTCAGGTGCCGCTCACAGTTGGCTTTAGTGGTAAAGGCTGACAGGCAAATCAGACACACGAAGGGGCGCTCTCCTGGAACACAGGGCATGTGAGAGGGGTTGGCCACGGTCACCGGGAAGGGAGGCTGGGTATGGAGAGCTCTTTCAGCTTCCCAGGACCACTGCAGACCTGCTTTACAGCCCCATGGGAGGACCACCGCCAGGGTACACCTGTGGCTTTGCTTTCATGGAAGTCCCACAGGTTCCTGAATTAGCTTTCTTGGGAGTGTACTGTTCTCCCCAAATCTTAGGTGTGGCGTTTGCCTGGTGGGCAGGCACGGCTGCGCAAAGATACACACGCTATTTTAAAGAGCAGCAGCGTCCGGAAGTGGGCGGGGAGTGTTGCCGTGGGGGGGTAGTGGGTGTGGGTGGTGGGCAGGgtgaagattgccaggcctgggTGGGGTGCTGGAGAACGTGGCATGGTGGTGGGGAGGGAGCGGGGTGCAGTGGGGGTTGCAGGAGGGCGTGTCAGTGGCTCACCGCTGTGGCTGCGCATGTGGATCTCTAGGGAGCTGGCGCTGGGGCAGCTTTTGCGGCACTGGGGGAAGGGGCAGACGCGCTCGTTGGGGTAGGCCTCCTTGGGCTTCTCCTCAGTGGCCGCCACGGCGGGAGAGCCAGCGCCCTGGCGGCTGGCGCAGTAGTAGAGCAGGTGGGCCTGCAGGTTGCGCTCGCTCCGGTACCAAATGCCACAGTCCTTGCAGGGGAAGATGTCTTCTGTGGGTAAGAGGACCGAGCAGCCTGAGGGTGCATCTGGCCTCAGAGGGGCAGCCCACGACCCAAGGCAAGGCCAGGCCGTGGGCCCCTGATAAGTGAGGGCTTTGCCCTGATTGGCCGCAACGGCCCTGTGACCTTGAAGAATATAGGGATGGGGGATTCCTGCGGCCCCTCCTCCTGCCCCCAGCTCTCCCTGAACCTTTCCCTTCCTGTAACTATGACCCCCTCTCTTTGTCCCTTAACCCCAGCCTCCTTTTCCACAGGTTTCTGGGATCCCTGAGTAATCCCAGGATGCACAGCCCACAGCCCACATGCCTGCCATCCAGAGATCTCGTCCAGCAACAAGCCCCATAGGAGCCATTCTGGTCTCAAGGGGTGCTGAGGGGAGGGGCATGTGGGAGTGAGATGCATGTTGGAGTGAGGCTGGACGCCCAGAAGAGGTGCTATTGGACATGTCTGTGGCCTGGGCGGCCACGTACAGGCGATGTGTGTGCACAGACTGAGGGCCTGCGTAGGCCTGGTGCTCACAGAAgagatggtgtgtgtgtggtgtgcgcCTGTGTGTGAACAGGCATGTGAAAGTGAACTGGTGCATAGGGACCCCGTGAGTGTGAGTCACCAGGCCCAGGTGGAGAGTTGGTACACAACTCTGGGCACACTTCAGGGTGGGGTGAGCAGAGGCGCTGTGACCAaagcaggagaaggaagagggccCTCCTGTCCCCGACCTCACTGGCCACCTACAGGCCCCCGTGCCAACAACTGACCAGGTGATCCCCAAATGCACCAAACAGAATACATTGAACTTAAGTGTGTAGGCATTTTAGCAGCCTGGGGTTTTACCCACGTGTGAGGATTTCCCTGGTATGTGCTTGGTCAGGGCTCAGGTTTTTAGCTTGTTTTTGGAGCAAGTTTCTAAGGAAGGTTCCATCTGTCTCTGCCTCCATCCCTGCTGTTGTCTGCCCCAACCTCTTGTTTGGATCCCCACCAGGCCCTCAGTGGAGACAGGGAGGTGAAGCCTTTGCTCTGTCCTTGGCCTTGAACCAAGGGTTCTGGGgttctttatctggctttgggGTCTGCTGTACTCAGGGACTAGTATACTACCTGTTGCATCTCACCCTGGCATCCCTGGTGTTTACCCTGAGAATCCACAGTTGTCTCTCCTCCTCAGGAGGCTGCTTTGGGTCTCTCTTTTGGAATTTCTGTACCTACATGGGTGAGGTAGCCTCTTCGTCCCCTCATGCCTGGGTACGTGCCATTTTTCTTGTGACATTTCTGGGTTAAATCTCTTTGCTAATGTCTTTATTTCTACTGTTTTTATATTCTCTTATGTAGGGGCCTGCAGGCAGCTGTGTTCTTAACTGGGCAAGACCTTGGGCTGGGATCCTGGGTCTGAGAGGCCGTGGGGGGCAGGGAGAATATTTAGAATCTGCAAGGTCATTGCTGGGAACAGTGCTTCTGGCTGGGATGCAGGGAGGGGCCCCTTCGAGCAGGCTGCAGCCTCTAGA
The Loxodonta africana isolate mLoxAfr1 chromosome 21, mLoxAfr1.hap2, whole genome shotgun sequence DNA segment above includes these coding regions:
- the ZFPM1 gene encoding zinc finger protein ZFPM1 isoform X2 — translated: MEAREEAQAVDMGLTEREAAVLEPEPAGEPEPPSPSSGDTEPPISPPPQPPPTPPGGPEEIEGQKPETRPEEESGSTWSGPDELEPVLQDDRQWCVRARRGLAEGFTWGPFRGSIQSRALSPRQAQPSPPLTLQLEDEVCWLRTLPQAESEAEANSLIYRKDEALWCRTTKPVPAGGLLSMRLVAESHSAPSPPRKREPGEAEGQAPVHTDIQLLPQQAGMASILATAVINKDIFPCKDCGIWYRSERNLQAHLLYYCASRQGAGSPAVAATEEKPKEAYPNERVCPFPQCRKSCPSASSLEIHMRSHSGERPFVCLICLSAFTTKANCERHLKVHTDTLSGVCHSCGFISTTRDILYSHLVTSHMICQPGSKGELYSPGAGFPAAKPPADSLANFPHHAVLHGALATADLAPTLSPGLERKPHAEATNGEAWAAPQNGGEPPVIPRNIKVEAEEEPEVSKASSPTPRAPSRTPSPRSPPVVQVKAERSSPSPACSPAPGELGTPAGPLFLPQFVLGADAVPQASEILAKMSELVHSRLKQGQGAPGLFAGAPAPKGATCFECEITFNNINNYYVHKRLYCSGRHLAEDAPGVRRPKGPLSAPAGNLRSPPHPAPECDAGRSPPSPEAREEAGAGPGAQAATPEAEAVGRGSEGSQSPGSSVDDAEDDPSRTLCEACNIRFSRHETYTVHKRYYCASRHDPPPRRPTTSTPAAGAPPPARTRRRRKLYELHAPGAPPPPAPGHAHPSPAEPPASPRPGSGSGRALSPGADAADGPIDLSKKPRRLGTEGPPVPAAPGPLPLADYHECTACRVSFHSLEAYLAHKKFSCPAAQLRGLRAPDDAPSAAAAAAAAVVCPYCPPNGLVRGDLLEHLRRAHGLLVGRPPAGPGAPEARTPPAPAASPPPRAPRDSLNGQEPAAGSPRPGPPASPASTPAGSLSPVPDALLPPPPTTPAHSDKGVQTPGKGPPVPNGNHRYCRLCNIKFSSLSTFIAHKKYYCSSHAAEHVK
- the ZFPM1 gene encoding zinc finger protein ZFPM1 isoform X1; the encoded protein is MSRRKQSTPRQIKRSLGDMEAREEAQAVDMGLTEREAAVLEPEPAGEPEPPSPSSGDTEPPISPPPQPPPTPPGGPEEIEGQKPETRPEEESGSTWSGPDELEPVLQDDRQWCVRARRGLAEGFTWGPFRGSIQSRALSPRQAQPSPPLTLQLEDEVCWLRTLPQAESEAEANSLIYRKDEALWCRTTKPVPAGGLLSMRLVAESHSAPSPPRKREPGEAEGQAPVHTDIQLLPQQAGMASILATAVINKDIFPCKDCGIWYRSERNLQAHLLYYCASRQGAGSPAVAATEEKPKEAYPNERVCPFPQCRKSCPSASSLEIHMRSHSGERPFVCLICLSAFTTKANCERHLKVHTDTLSGVCHSCGFISTTRDILYSHLVTSHMICQPGSKGELYSPGAGFPAAKPPADSLANFPHHAVLHGALATADLAPTLSPGLERKPHAEATNGEAWAAPQNGGEPPVIPRNIKVEAEEEPEVSKASSPTPRAPSRTPSPRSPPVVQVKAERSSPSPACSPAPGELGTPAGPLFLPQFVLGADAVPQASEILAKMSELVHSRLKQGQGAPGLFAGAPAPKGATCFECEITFNNINNYYVHKRLYCSGRHLAEDAPGVRRPKGPLSAPAGNLRSPPHPAPECDAGRSPPSPEAREEAGAGPGAQAATPEAEAVGRGSEGSQSPGSSVDDAEDDPSRTLCEACNIRFSRHETYTVHKRYYCASRHDPPPRRPTTSTPAAGAPPPARTRRRRKLYELHAPGAPPPPAPGHAHPSPAEPPASPRPGSGSGRALSPGADAADGPIDLSKKPRRLGTEGPPVPAAPGPLPLADYHECTACRVSFHSLEAYLAHKKFSCPAAQLRGLRAPDDAPSAAAAAAAAVVCPYCPPNGLVRGDLLEHLRRAHGLLVGRPPAGPGAPEARTPPAPAASPPPRAPRDSLNGQEPAAGSPRPGPPASPASTPAGSLSPVPDALLPPPPTTPAHSDKGVQTPGKGPPVPNGNHRYCRLCNIKFSSLSTFIAHKKYYCSSHAAEHVK